A stretch of the Agrobacterium fabrum str. C58 genome encodes the following:
- a CDS encoding nuclear transport factor 2 family protein, translating into MTLNLPKAIEAYFEADRTSSPDAIAATFTENGIVKDKGKTHRGRAAILAWMADEAQQYSYTVEPFLMTTKNGKTQVTAHAAGDFPGSPIDLRFFFVLAGEKVAELEITV; encoded by the coding sequence ATGACACTCAATTTACCCAAGGCCATCGAGGCGTATTTCGAGGCCGACCGGACAAGCAGCCCGGATGCGATCGCTGCCACATTCACCGAGAACGGCATTGTGAAGGATAAGGGCAAGACCCACAGGGGCCGAGCTGCCATCCTTGCATGGATGGCTGATGAAGCTCAGCAATACAGCTACACGGTGGAGCCCTTCCTCATGACCACCAAAAACGGGAAAACCCAGGTAACGGCCCACGCCGCCGGCGACTTCCCGGGCAGCCCCATTGATCTGCGCTTCTTCTTCGTCCTCGCGGGCGAAAAGGTCGCTGAACTGGAGATCACCGTATGA
- a CDS encoding SDR family oxidoreductase: MTQFLTLQGRRALITGGTSGAGAATVALFKDLGASVLTTARKKPADFAGAAFVEADLTTTAGVKTVVDAVQRELGGLDILVNVLGGSSAPSGGFAALTDEEWEKEFNLNFFPAVRLDRALVPGMIAQGSGVVIHVTSIQRNLPLPEATTGYASAKGALNTYSKSVSKEVSPKGVRVVRVSPGWIADPGANGLALRIAEEAGIDYAAAVQVIMNSLGGIPLGRPAKPEEVADLIAFLASDRAASITGTEHVIDGGTVPTA; the protein is encoded by the coding sequence ATGACACAGTTCCTCACGCTGCAGGGCCGTCGCGCCCTCATCACTGGCGGCACTTCGGGGGCCGGCGCTGCAACCGTGGCGCTGTTCAAGGATCTCGGTGCCAGCGTATTGACCACCGCTCGTAAGAAGCCTGCCGACTTCGCGGGAGCGGCGTTCGTCGAGGCCGACCTGACCACCACGGCGGGGGTAAAGACTGTCGTCGATGCGGTGCAGAGAGAACTCGGCGGCCTCGACATTCTCGTCAACGTGCTGGGCGGCTCTTCGGCGCCTTCAGGTGGTTTTGCTGCCCTCACGGACGAGGAATGGGAGAAAGAGTTCAACCTTAACTTTTTCCCCGCGGTCCGGTTGGATCGGGCTCTCGTCCCCGGAATGATCGCTCAGGGAAGCGGTGTCGTCATCCACGTGACTTCGATCCAGAGAAACCTTCCGCTACCGGAGGCGACGACTGGCTATGCTTCGGCCAAGGGAGCCCTCAACACCTACAGCAAAAGCGTCTCCAAAGAGGTTTCTCCGAAGGGTGTGCGAGTGGTGCGCGTCTCTCCCGGCTGGATCGCCGATCCGGGGGCAAACGGTCTGGCGCTGCGCATCGCCGAGGAAGCGGGTATCGACTACGCCGCCGCAGTGCAGGTGATCATGAACTCGCTCGGCGGCATACCGCTCGGACGACCGGCAAAACCGGAAGAGGTTGCCGATCTGATTGCGTTTCTTGCATCGGATCGAGCAGCGTCTATCACCGGGACCGAGCATGTGATTGATGGCGGGACGGTTCCGACCGCTTGA
- a CDS encoding nitroreductase family protein — MVAQLLAKRRTQYSLGKNIVLPDEEIDALIREAVRLSPSAFNSQSSRVVILHRDENQKLWDIVKSELSHIVEGEAKKHSFRKIDSFAAGAGAVLFFEDRNVIRILQDQWPLYADHFPDWSEQASGMAQLSVWIALAGIGIGASLQHYNPLVDAKIKRHWNIPDTWRLRAQMPFGSNEAPFPPKTIISDGDRFRSFFR, encoded by the coding sequence ATGGTGGCGCAACTTCTTGCAAAACGTCGGACGCAGTATTCACTTGGCAAAAACATCGTGCTTCCCGACGAGGAGATCGATGCACTTATTCGCGAGGCGGTTCGCCTATCCCCCTCGGCGTTTAACTCGCAGAGTTCGCGGGTTGTGATCCTGCATCGCGACGAAAATCAAAAACTCTGGGATATTGTGAAGTCTGAGCTAAGTCATATCGTCGAAGGAGAAGCTAAGAAGCACTCCTTTAGAAAGATCGACAGCTTCGCAGCTGGAGCAGGAGCTGTTTTATTCTTCGAGGACCGGAATGTGATCAGAATCTTACAAGATCAGTGGCCCCTATACGCTGATCACTTCCCAGATTGGTCAGAGCAAGCCTCTGGAATGGCTCAACTTTCGGTCTGGATCGCGCTCGCGGGCATCGGAATTGGTGCAAGCCTTCAGCACTACAACCCTTTGGTTGATGCAAAGATCAAAAGGCATTGGAACATACCTGATACCTGGAGATTACGCGCGCAGATGCCGTTCGGCTCCAACGAGGCGCCTTTTCCCCCAAAGACAATCATTTCCGACGGTGACCGCTTTCGAAGCTTCTTTCGCTAG
- a CDS encoding MarR family winged helix-turn-helix transcriptional regulator yields the protein MTKRDNDPPPLRDQLCYAIYTAGIAIQRAYKPLLDELGLTYPQYLVLNVLWAEDEQTVVSIADQLALESSTLTPLLKRLEAAGHLSRTRNLNNERQVLVALTDQGRALQHKAGCLSDTLLAASTQTPPELAALNRDVRHLRDAIYSQIGGWDAPA from the coding sequence ATGACCAAACGCGATAATGATCCCCCGCCCCTGCGCGACCAGCTCTGCTATGCTATTTATACCGCAGGCATCGCTATCCAGCGCGCATACAAGCCGCTGCTTGACGAGCTCGGACTGACCTATCCGCAATATCTCGTTCTGAACGTGCTCTGGGCGGAAGACGAGCAGACGGTAGTGTCGATTGCAGATCAGCTAGCTTTGGAATCCAGCACGCTCACCCCGCTCTTAAAGCGGCTTGAAGCAGCAGGACACCTAAGTCGGACGCGCAACCTGAACAACGAACGGCAGGTCCTGGTGGCGCTGACAGACCAGGGTCGTGCGTTGCAGCACAAGGCAGGCTGTCTCAGCGATACCTTGCTGGCAGCCTCTACCCAGACACCCCCGGAACTGGCTGCCTTGAACCGTGACGTGCGGCATCTTCGTGACGCGATCTACTCGCAGATCGGCGGGTGGGATGCACCCGCCTGA
- a CDS encoding zinc-binding dehydrogenase, with translation MRAAVYFKHGRPEDVLQAVEVEDLKRPAHNEVLIRVLLRPVHHGDLLGISGRYQPGAVVSREGVRVGFEGYGLVEEAGDGVDLRQGTRVAFFPGRGAWSEKAIVSAEYVTEIPDKVSDEAAAQLHINPLTAALLLRAVEASGAKPGRDVVVLTAAGSAVARLVIGLLLDRGFDVVGIVRREAGVNEINVVFPDLPVVSTDKPGWQDKVVAAADGHPIGVVLDPVGGETASAVIGLLAQGGSLVSYGDLSGQPISVPALYFSTRDIRLSGVTVGRWAGLPVEIRKADIKLALELAASRPELFQVEQAFDLADVGKAAALVERPGKSGTILIASR, from the coding sequence ATGCGTGCTGCAGTCTATTTCAAGCATGGGAGGCCTGAGGACGTTCTTCAGGCGGTCGAAGTCGAAGATCTGAAGCGTCCGGCACACAACGAAGTGCTGATCCGGGTACTTCTCCGGCCGGTCCACCACGGCGACCTTCTCGGCATATCCGGGCGCTACCAGCCCGGAGCAGTGGTTTCGAGAGAGGGCGTGCGCGTCGGCTTTGAAGGCTACGGCCTCGTCGAGGAAGCCGGCGATGGCGTCGATCTGAGGCAAGGCACCCGCGTCGCCTTCTTTCCGGGCCGCGGCGCGTGGAGCGAGAAGGCAATAGTCTCTGCTGAATATGTTACCGAAATCCCCGATAAAGTATCAGATGAAGCCGCAGCGCAGCTTCACATCAATCCGCTGACAGCGGCGCTTCTCTTGCGGGCCGTCGAGGCATCCGGCGCGAAACCGGGTCGCGACGTCGTCGTTCTCACGGCTGCCGGATCAGCGGTCGCCAGGCTGGTGATCGGACTGCTGCTCGATCGCGGCTTCGACGTGGTCGGGATCGTCCGGCGCGAAGCCGGCGTGAACGAGATCAATGTGGTGTTTCCGGATTTACCGGTTGTTTCTACCGACAAACCGGGCTGGCAGGACAAGGTCGTTGCGGCAGCCGACGGCCATCCCATCGGCGTCGTGCTCGACCCTGTTGGCGGCGAGACGGCCAGTGCGGTGATCGGCCTGCTCGCCCAAGGAGGGAGCCTTGTGTCCTACGGCGACCTTTCCGGACAGCCGATCTCGGTCCCTGCGCTTTACTTTTCGACGCGCGACATTCGCTTATCGGGCGTGACGGTCGGGCGGTGGGCGGGCCTGCCTGTCGAAATCCGCAAGGCCGATATCAAGCTGGCGCTTGAGCTCGCAGCCAGCAGGCCGGAGCTCTTCCAGGTCGAGCAGGCGTTCGATCTCGCGGATGTGGGCAAGGCTGCCGCCCTCGTGGAGAGGCCCGGCAAATCCGGGACGATTCTGATCGCGTCACGCTAG
- a CDS encoding aldehyde dehydrogenase family protein, with translation MTTFSASNWIDGTFVSSSKRGRSIDPATYETIGDYPDDGGAAAQSAIEAAKRAFRGTAWRDDAELRARVLDQMASAIERNRERLIDILSLENGKLLGEAALEIDGSPSKLRYWAAMARTEAGRAKSPKPGSLSVILRQPMGVAGIIVPWNSPVILSVRSFAPALAAGCTVVVKMPGQTAQVGSVITEVLAEATDLPEGVVNMFVESGADGAALLVESPDVPTISFTGSTQTGRTIGAIGAKRMKRFGLELGGKTPMIVFDDADLEAMLPVLEKALTIFAGQFCMTGSRLLVHSSIYELVRDRLAERLRAVKVGPASDPASDMGPLIDKENVARVDSVVKDALSKGATVVVRGGPVPEGPLAKGAFFRPSMLEVFDNSLPIVQQETFGPVITIQRFSDEREAVVLANDNDYGLSASVWTRDLDRSLRVAQALEAGSVFVNDWAKVYDGTEEGGFKQSGLGRLNGVAAIEDFIEYKQVALKPGLLR, from the coding sequence ATGACGACGTTTTCCGCAAGCAACTGGATCGACGGCACCTTTGTCTCGTCTTCCAAACGCGGCCGCTCCATCGATCCGGCGACATATGAGACGATCGGAGATTATCCGGACGATGGCGGAGCGGCCGCGCAGTCTGCCATCGAAGCCGCAAAACGCGCATTCCGCGGAACCGCTTGGCGCGACGATGCTGAGCTTCGGGCAAGGGTGCTCGACCAGATGGCTTCGGCAATCGAGCGAAATCGCGAGCGCCTGATCGACATCCTCTCGCTTGAGAACGGCAAACTGCTCGGCGAGGCGGCGCTGGAGATCGACGGTAGTCCGAGCAAGCTTCGATACTGGGCTGCTATGGCGCGTACGGAGGCAGGGCGAGCGAAATCGCCCAAGCCCGGCAGCCTCTCCGTGATTCTGCGACAGCCGATGGGAGTGGCGGGGATCATCGTCCCTTGGAATTCTCCCGTCATATTGTCGGTTCGTTCATTCGCTCCAGCGCTCGCCGCCGGCTGCACGGTCGTCGTCAAGATGCCCGGTCAGACGGCGCAGGTCGGCAGTGTTATAACCGAGGTCCTTGCGGAAGCGACAGACCTGCCGGAAGGCGTCGTGAACATGTTCGTCGAGAGCGGTGCGGACGGCGCTGCGCTTCTGGTTGAAAGTCCCGATGTGCCGACGATCAGCTTCACTGGAAGCACACAGACCGGGCGAACCATCGGGGCTATCGGTGCAAAGAGAATGAAACGGTTCGGGCTCGAACTCGGCGGCAAGACCCCAATGATCGTGTTTGACGATGCCGACCTTGAAGCCATGCTGCCTGTTCTCGAAAAGGCTCTCACCATCTTTGCTGGTCAGTTCTGCATGACCGGCTCACGGCTACTGGTGCACAGTTCGATCTACGAACTGGTGCGCGACCGCCTCGCCGAAAGGCTGCGTGCCGTCAAAGTCGGGCCGGCATCGGACCCAGCGAGCGATATGGGGCCACTCATTGACAAGGAGAACGTCGCCCGTGTCGACAGCGTAGTGAAAGATGCGCTGTCGAAGGGTGCAACTGTGGTCGTTCGAGGCGGTCCCGTGCCAGAAGGCCCTTTGGCAAAAGGTGCTTTTTTCCGTCCTTCGATGCTGGAGGTATTCGACAACAGCCTTCCGATCGTGCAGCAAGAAACGTTCGGTCCCGTCATAACGATCCAGCGGTTCTCAGATGAGCGGGAAGCCGTCGTGCTAGCAAACGATAACGACTATGGCCTGTCCGCCTCGGTCTGGACGCGGGATCTGGATCGCTCGTTACGGGTCGCACAGGCGCTTGAAGCGGGAAGCGTATTCGTCAACGACTGGGCCAAGGTGTACGACGGGACAGAGGAGGGTGGCTTTAAGCAATCCGGTCTCGGGAGGCTGAACGGCGTTGCCGCCATCGAGGACTTTATCGAGTACAAGCAAGTCGCTCTTAAGCCGGGTTTGTTGCGATAA
- a CDS encoding alpha/beta fold hydrolase, protein MSRKSITTISAIATAASLSVALPAANAADTIPKDQAVKNVVLVHGAFADGSGWKGVYDNLTKRGYRVTVVQNPLTSLADDVAATKRALERQDGPVILVGHSWGGTVITEAGSDEKVAGLVYVSALSPDAGETTAQQYEGFAPASEFVIETTKDGFGYVSPAKFKSGFAHDVSDADVAFMSSSQVPINMSAFGTKLENAAWRTKPSWAVIATEDKAFDQAMLIHMAERIKAKITKVSASHALFMTQPAVIADTIDKAAKTVSAKKQ, encoded by the coding sequence ATGTCACGCAAGTCCATCACTACCATTTCCGCAATCGCAACTGCAGCCTCGCTGTCGGTTGCCCTGCCGGCAGCGAATGCAGCCGACACCATTCCGAAAGATCAAGCCGTGAAAAACGTCGTTCTGGTGCACGGTGCGTTTGCTGACGGTTCCGGCTGGAAGGGTGTTTATGACAACCTGACGAAGCGTGGCTATCGCGTCACCGTCGTGCAGAACCCGCTGACGTCGCTTGCAGACGATGTCGCCGCCACCAAGCGTGCGCTTGAGCGGCAGGACGGCCCGGTTATTCTCGTCGGACATTCCTGGGGCGGAACCGTCATCACGGAAGCTGGTAGCGATGAGAAGGTCGCGGGTCTTGTCTATGTCTCCGCTCTTTCTCCGGACGCCGGCGAGACGACAGCTCAACAGTACGAAGGATTTGCGCCGGCGTCCGAGTTCGTTATCGAGACCACGAAGGACGGTTTTGGCTATGTCAGCCCGGCAAAGTTCAAGTCAGGCTTTGCACACGACGTCAGCGATGCCGATGTCGCGTTCATGAGTTCGTCTCAAGTGCCGATCAACATGTCTGCGTTCGGCACCAAGCTCGAAAATGCTGCATGGCGCACTAAGCCCAGTTGGGCCGTTATTGCGACCGAAGACAAGGCCTTCGATCAGGCAATGCTGATTCACATGGCTGAGCGCATCAAAGCGAAGATCACCAAGGTCTCCGCAAGCCACGCCCTCTTCATGACGCAGCCAGCGGTCATCGCCGATACCATCGATAAAGCCGCCAAGACCGTGTCAGCAAAAAAGCAATGA
- a CDS encoding LysR family transcriptional regulator produces MDQILAIRTFVRVAEAGSFAKAADTLNLPRSSVSKLVQDLESHLGTKLVERTTRSVTMTTEGIAYHERALKLLADLDDMDGTVAGSRSAPKGKLRVDIGSVLANQILIPALPDFQHQYPDIDLMLGVSDRPADLISEGIDCVIRGGALGDSSMKARKLCELDYVICASPTYLDGLQLPERPDDIEKFRIVSYFSASSGKRFPLRFQRGAERSEYFPTSGGVSVNESTAHLNALLSGLGIGQSFGFLARPHFKSGALVELLPDWTPDNHPLHLVYPADRFPNPRLRAFTEWAAKIFEAVDARRDVKMRTIHPHG; encoded by the coding sequence TTGGATCAGATACTCGCCATTCGAACATTTGTCCGCGTTGCCGAAGCTGGGTCCTTCGCCAAGGCGGCGGATACGCTTAACCTGCCCCGGTCATCTGTCAGTAAACTTGTGCAGGATCTTGAGTCGCATCTCGGGACAAAACTGGTGGAGCGCACCACGCGGTCGGTCACGATGACAACCGAGGGCATCGCCTATCACGAGCGTGCGCTGAAGCTGCTCGCAGATCTCGATGACATGGACGGCACTGTCGCCGGTTCCCGCAGCGCGCCAAAGGGAAAGCTGCGTGTCGACATCGGCTCCGTGCTGGCGAACCAGATCCTCATTCCCGCGCTCCCAGACTTTCAGCACCAGTACCCCGATATCGATCTCATGCTCGGCGTCAGCGACCGCCCCGCCGACCTCATCAGTGAGGGTATCGATTGCGTCATTCGCGGCGGGGCGCTGGGTGACTCCTCGATGAAGGCGCGGAAGCTGTGCGAGCTGGACTACGTCATTTGCGCGTCGCCCACCTATCTGGATGGTCTGCAGTTGCCGGAGCGACCTGACGATATCGAGAAGTTTCGGATCGTCTCCTACTTCTCCGCGTCTTCTGGAAAGAGGTTTCCATTGCGCTTTCAGCGCGGTGCAGAGCGAAGCGAATATTTCCCGACCTCTGGCGGCGTTTCTGTCAACGAAAGCACCGCGCATCTGAACGCGCTGCTGTCGGGACTGGGAATTGGCCAAAGCTTCGGATTTCTCGCGCGGCCCCATTTCAAGAGCGGTGCGCTTGTCGAACTCCTACCCGACTGGACGCCGGATAATCATCCGCTGCATCTCGTCTACCCGGCCGATCGATTTCCGAACCCGCGGCTGCGCGCTTTCACAGAATGGGCAGCGAAGATATTCGAAGCGGTAGATGCCAGACGCGATGTGAAGATGCGCACCATCCATCCCCATGGATAA
- a CDS encoding LysR family transcriptional regulator, whose translation MAEPESVEILDLISFIRVVETGSIAGAASRLGIAKSIVSRRISRLENFLGATLLTRSQKGTALTDVGREYHLRAASGLAELESAQEMVVRSTTEASGQVRVSVPVAFGEFCLAPLLAEFALLHPRIHFDVRFEDRQPDLVAEAYDLAVRIGSIPDSVLITRKLAKVRWAVVASPSYLEARGRPSKPSELAAHNAILYSFDTFGWRFQGPDGWEQVRVNSQFRSDNGQMMLSAARAGLGIVVLPVFMVQESLASGDLEEVVPGYSHAGADLHILMPPARAGIARVRALVNFLYEKFEREI comes from the coding sequence ATGGCGGAACCCGAGTCTGTTGAGATACTGGATCTAATCTCTTTCATTCGGGTGGTTGAAACCGGTAGTATCGCGGGTGCGGCCAGCCGTTTGGGGATTGCCAAATCGATCGTCAGCCGCCGCATCAGTCGTCTAGAAAATTTCCTAGGTGCAACACTGCTCACACGTTCCCAAAAGGGAACAGCTCTCACAGATGTTGGCCGCGAGTATCATCTGCGAGCAGCTTCTGGGCTGGCCGAGTTAGAGTCCGCGCAGGAAATGGTTGTGAGGTCAACGACCGAAGCATCCGGTCAGGTCAGAGTTTCCGTTCCCGTAGCTTTCGGAGAGTTCTGTCTCGCTCCACTATTGGCAGAGTTCGCCCTGCTCCATCCGCGGATCCACTTTGATGTACGCTTTGAAGATCGTCAGCCGGATCTAGTAGCCGAGGCGTATGACTTGGCGGTAAGAATCGGAAGTATCCCTGATTCCGTGCTAATTACGCGCAAGCTTGCAAAGGTCCGCTGGGCTGTCGTCGCCAGTCCTTCCTATCTGGAAGCAAGAGGGCGCCCCTCAAAGCCTTCTGAACTGGCGGCGCATAACGCGATCCTCTACTCCTTTGATACGTTCGGCTGGCGTTTTCAAGGTCCGGATGGATGGGAACAAGTCCGCGTGAACTCACAATTCCGCTCAGACAATGGTCAAATGATGCTTTCCGCTGCGCGCGCCGGACTTGGTATCGTGGTCCTGCCTGTCTTCATGGTTCAAGAGTCGCTCGCCAGCGGCGACCTCGAAGAGGTAGTCCCGGGCTATAGTCACGCGGGAGCAGATCTGCACATATTGATGCCGCCAGCCCGCGCGGGTATTGCTCGAGTGCGCGCGCTGGTGAACTTCTTGTATGAGAAATTCGAACGTGAAATCTGA
- a CDS encoding LysR family transcriptional regulator, translated as MTRSVLVDLDAVLSIARLGSFRAAALDLGMSTTALSNAIAKLEQRLGVRLFNRTTRSVSLTDAGKTFAERVGPAMMDIHDAMLSVQSLQETPAGTLRINAFATAAREVMEPLILSFMQRYPQVHIDLVTEGRIVDIVAAGFDLGLRPADLVPADMIAVSLGLKRSNAVVASPDFLRIHGIPTVPADLYRFRCIRARLPNNALFRWKFEKDGDAMQIDVQGSITLDESSLVRIAAQNGVGLGYVMEADVREDIAAGRLVRVLEDWTPALAPLALYYPGRKNPPAAFSAFIQAARNFANGG; from the coding sequence ATGACACGTTCTGTTCTCGTCGATCTGGACGCCGTTCTCAGCATCGCGCGCCTTGGTTCGTTTCGGGCCGCCGCGCTCGACCTTGGCATGTCCACCACAGCACTCAGCAATGCTATTGCAAAGCTTGAGCAGCGTCTCGGGGTTCGCCTGTTCAATCGAACAACGCGTAGCGTCTCGCTCACCGACGCGGGAAAAACCTTTGCCGAGCGGGTTGGACCGGCAATGATGGACATCCACGATGCCATGCTCTCGGTCCAATCTCTTCAGGAAACCCCGGCAGGGACATTGCGCATCAACGCGTTCGCGACGGCAGCACGCGAGGTGATGGAACCGCTCATCCTGTCGTTCATGCAGCGCTATCCGCAGGTCCATATCGATCTGGTCACGGAAGGACGTATCGTTGACATCGTTGCGGCGGGCTTCGACCTGGGTTTGAGGCCGGCCGATCTGGTGCCGGCCGACATGATCGCCGTGTCACTTGGTTTAAAGCGAAGCAACGCCGTTGTCGCATCACCAGATTTCCTGCGCATTCATGGCATACCAACGGTACCAGCCGACCTGTACCGGTTTCGCTGCATCCGCGCGCGTCTGCCAAACAACGCCTTGTTTCGGTGGAAATTTGAAAAGGACGGGGACGCCATGCAGATCGATGTGCAAGGCTCGATCACCCTCGACGAGTCAAGCCTGGTCAGGATCGCAGCTCAAAATGGCGTTGGGCTCGGGTACGTTATGGAGGCCGATGTACGCGAAGATATTGCTGCCGGTCGACTGGTCCGTGTTCTCGAAGACTGGACACCTGCTTTGGCCCCGCTAGCGCTGTACTACCCCGGTAGAAAAAACCCACCAGCCGCCTTTAGCGCGTTCATCCAAGCTGCCCGCAATTTTGCGAATGGGGGATAG
- a CDS encoding SDR family NAD(P)-dependent oxidoreductase, with protein sequence MTNRLQNKIAVVTGATSGIGLATAKLFAVEGARVYITGRRKDALDKAVAEIGHGAVGVQADSASNENLDKLFAQVKAEQGRLDALVVNAGGGSMLPLGQITEEQIDHTFGRNVKAVIFTVQKALPLMGKGASIVLTGSTAGTEGTAAFSVYSASKAAVRNLARSWALDLKGTGIRVNVVSPGATRTPGLVELAGDDKEQQQGLLDYLASRIPLGRVGESEEIAKATLFLASDDASFVNGAELFADGGQAQV encoded by the coding sequence ATGACCAACAGACTTCAAAACAAGATCGCCGTCGTCACCGGAGCAACCAGCGGCATCGGCCTTGCAACGGCCAAACTTTTCGCTGTCGAAGGTGCACGCGTCTACATCACCGGCCGGCGCAAGGATGCCCTGGACAAGGCGGTGGCCGAGATCGGCCATGGCGCTGTCGGCGTACAGGCCGACTCCGCAAGTAACGAAAATCTCGACAAGCTGTTCGCCCAGGTGAAGGCGGAGCAAGGCCGCCTCGACGCCCTCGTTGTGAACGCCGGTGGCGGCAGCATGCTTCCGCTCGGCCAGATCACCGAGGAGCAGATCGACCACACCTTCGGCCGCAACGTGAAGGCTGTCATCTTCACGGTGCAGAAGGCGCTTCCGTTGATGGGCAAGGGCGCATCCATCGTGCTGACCGGTTCGACCGCAGGCACCGAAGGCACGGCCGCCTTCTCCGTTTACTCCGCCTCCAAGGCCGCCGTCCGCAACCTGGCCCGCTCCTGGGCGCTTGACCTGAAAGGCACCGGCATCCGCGTCAACGTCGTCTCGCCCGGTGCGACACGTACGCCTGGCCTCGTCGAGCTTGCCGGTGACGACAAGGAACAGCAGCAGGGCCTGCTCGACTATCTCGCCTCGCGCATCCCACTCGGCCGCGTTGGTGAATCCGAGGAGATCGCCAAGGCAACCCTGTTCCTCGCCTCTGACGACGCGAGCTTCGTCAACGGCGCCGAACTCTTCGCCGACGGCGGCCAGGCCCAGGTCTAA
- a CDS encoding quaternary amine ABC transporter ATP-binding protein: MNERLRIENLYKVFSDRPEKAMDLLKAGAGKEQVLAETMAVVGLNDVSLSVPAGAMYMIMGLSGSGKSTLARCINRLNEPTAGKILLDGRDIVPLKPAELRDIRRRRVSMVFQHFALLPNKTVIENAEFGLKMRGVPLQQRRERAEEILSIVGLAKWAKHYPHELSGGMRQRVGLARALATDADLLIMDEAFSALDPLIRSEMQDELLRLQRTLNKTIVFITHDFQEALKLGTRIAIMKDGAVVREGTPQAIVADPRNDYVSAFTRDIDRSRVFEARAVMQHCEALGRSGEIQIVGQTAGKTKRAGFALDPSGRVVGLLDQAALLQLDSGSSCESLMSRDFVKIRENTKLIDAARMNRPQQPMAVVDEDDRFVGLLESDQILACIASSSSPAASAHGEKNV; the protein is encoded by the coding sequence TTGAACGAACGACTTCGGATCGAAAACCTCTACAAGGTTTTTTCGGATAGACCGGAAAAGGCTATGGACCTCTTGAAGGCGGGAGCCGGAAAAGAGCAGGTCCTGGCCGAGACCATGGCCGTTGTGGGGCTGAACGACGTGTCACTGAGCGTGCCAGCAGGCGCGATGTACATGATCATGGGGCTTTCCGGCTCGGGCAAGTCCACCCTGGCGCGCTGCATCAACCGCCTCAACGAGCCCACTGCCGGCAAAATCCTGCTTGACGGACGTGATATCGTGCCGCTGAAACCGGCCGAGTTGCGCGACATCCGCCGACGCCGCGTTTCCATGGTTTTCCAGCATTTTGCTCTGCTGCCGAACAAGACGGTAATCGAAAACGCCGAATTCGGCCTGAAGATGCGCGGCGTGCCGCTCCAGCAGCGTCGCGAGCGGGCTGAGGAAATCCTGTCCATCGTCGGACTTGCCAAATGGGCCAAGCATTATCCGCATGAACTTTCCGGTGGCATGCGGCAGCGTGTTGGCCTTGCGCGGGCGCTCGCCACTGACGCGGATCTCTTGATCATGGACGAGGCGTTCAGCGCGCTCGATCCGTTGATCCGTTCCGAAATGCAGGATGAGTTGCTGCGTCTGCAGCGAACCCTCAACAAGACCATCGTCTTCATCACCCACGATTTCCAGGAGGCCCTCAAGCTCGGCACACGGATCGCGATCATGAAAGACGGTGCCGTGGTCCGCGAAGGCACGCCACAGGCGATCGTCGCCGATCCGCGCAATGACTATGTGAGCGCTTTCACGCGCGATATTGACCGCTCGCGGGTTTTTGAAGCTCGGGCCGTGATGCAGCACTGCGAGGCGCTCGGTCGCTCTGGCGAAATCCAGATTGTGGGGCAGACAGCCGGCAAGACGAAAAGGGCAGGCTTCGCGCTCGACCCCTCGGGCCGCGTCGTCGGCTTGCTCGATCAAGCCGCTCTATTGCAACTCGATTCCGGGTCATCCTGCGAAAGCCTGATGTCGCGCGATTTTGTCAAGATACGGGAAAATACGAAGTTGATCGATGCTGCCCGCATGAACCGGCCGCAGCAGCCGATGGCCGTTGTCGATGAGGACGATCGGTTTGTCGGCCTGCTCGAGTCTGACCAGATCCTCGCCTGTATCGCTTCTTCTTCCTCCCCGGCCGCGTCAGCGCATGGTGAAAAAAATGTTTGA